A section of the Peptoanaerobacter stomatis genome encodes:
- a CDS encoding class I SAM-dependent methyltransferase: MLLISDKWKDYEIIATRDGEKLERWGDYVLRRPDPQIFWKSDIDDGEFNTYDAIYHRSNKGGGSWEFKTRLPQSWTVKYKNLTFNVKPTGFKHTGIFPEQAVNWDYAKDKIENANRGVRVLNLFAYTGCATCNASKAGAKEVVHVDASKGMTLIAKENAKLSGIENNFIRYIVDDVFKFIEKEIRRGRKYDAVIMDPPSYGRGANGEIWKLEDSLARLFELVNEILVDRPLFMIINSYTTGLSPISLKNAITTSKISEKFENIYSGEIALPIKNQDLLLPCGIYARCDN, translated from the coding sequence ATGCTTTTAATTTCTGATAAGTGGAAAGACTATGAGATAATAGCTACGAGAGATGGTGAAAAATTAGAGCGTTGGGGAGATTATGTATTAAGACGCCCTGATCCTCAAATATTTTGGAAAAGCGATATAGATGATGGAGAATTTAACACATATGACGCAATTTATCACAGAAGCAATAAAGGTGGCGGAAGTTGGGAGTTCAAAACGAGATTACCGCAAAGTTGGACTGTGAAATATAAAAACTTGACATTTAATGTCAAACCCACAGGCTTTAAACATACAGGTATATTTCCTGAGCAAGCTGTAAATTGGGACTATGCTAAAGATAAGATTGAAAATGCAAATAGAGGTGTGAGAGTTTTGAATTTATTTGCATATACAGGATGTGCCACTTGCAATGCGTCAAAAGCCGGTGCAAAAGAAGTTGTTCATGTTGACGCTTCAAAAGGTATGACATTGATAGCAAAAGAAAATGCAAAGCTTTCAGGAATAGAAAATAATTTTATAAGATATATAGTAGATGATGTGTTCAAGTTTATAGAAAAAGAGATTAGAAGAGGCAGAAAATATGATGCCGTAATAATGGATCCCCCATCTTATGGAAGAGGTGCAAATGGAGAAATATGGAAGTTGGAAGATTCGCTTGCAAGATTATTTGAGCTTGTAAATGAAATACTTGTAGATAGACCTTTATTTATGATAATAAATTCATATACTACAGGCTTGTCACCTATTTCTTTGAAAAATGCAATAACAACTTCAAAAATAAGTGAAAAATTTGAAAATATATATTCAGGTGAAATTGCACTACCTATAAAAAATCAAGACTTGTTACTGCCTTGTGGAATATATGCAAGATGCGATAATTAA
- the ftsX gene encoding permease-like cell division protein FtsX, which produces MNKLFFYIKEAFKSIFRSKNTSFATVFSMTITLFILGIVLFIVLNINHFVITTRQDFSGIQIFLKNDVDKDGIEEFRDFLEHNRNFSDIQFVSKEETMKKFIQNMENDSNLFDDINNPCENSFIVHINDTQIFSKLVEELKTNSQVSSISYYADTLNILIKISKIISIVSIAIIFILFMLSLLIIENMIKVTIFSRMREINIMKTIGATNWFIRWPFIIEGAILGFIGSLVSFSLLNFIYVELYMNLSNSNIFLQYMIDKDIMSHLIFSLFLCAGIGIGILGSITSLRKYLKV; this is translated from the coding sequence ATGAATAAATTGTTTTTTTATATAAAAGAGGCATTTAAGAGTATATTTCGCAGCAAAAACACATCATTTGCAACTGTATTTTCTATGACAATCACTCTTTTTATCTTAGGTATAGTATTGTTTATCGTCTTAAATATAAACCATTTTGTAATTACAACAAGGCAGGATTTCAGTGGCATACAGATTTTTTTAAAAAACGATGTGGATAAAGATGGAATAGAAGAATTTAGAGATTTTTTAGAGCATAACAGAAATTTTTCAGACATACAGTTTGTATCTAAAGAAGAAACAATGAAAAAATTCATACAAAACATGGAAAATGACTCTAATTTATTTGATGATATAAATAATCCTTGTGAGAATTCGTTCATAGTTCATATAAACGATACACAAATTTTTTCAAAATTAGTTGAAGAGCTAAAAACAAACTCACAAGTATCAAGTATTTCATACTATGCAGATACGCTAAACATACTCATAAAAATATCCAAAATAATAAGTATAGTAAGTATAGCAATAATTTTTATACTATTTATGCTTTCACTTCTAATAATTGAAAATATGATAAAAGTTACTATATTTTCAAGAATGCGAGAAATAAATATAATGAAAACTATAGGAGCTACAAACTGGTTTATAAGGTGGCCGTTTATAATTGAAGGTGCAATACTCGGTTTTATAGGTTCATTAGTCTCTTTCAGTCTGCTTAACTTTATATATGTTGAATTATATATGAATTTATCAAATTCAAATATATTTTTACAATATATGATTGATAAAGATATCATGTCACATCTTATATTTTCACTATTTTTGTGCGCAGGAATCGGAATTGGTATATTAGGCTCCATAACTTCACTTAGAAAATATTTAAAGGTTTAA
- the mgtE gene encoding magnesium transporter, giving the protein MISIYNKNIEEIIFSLLKETDKEKIREIVEEIHPVDFLEFLENYEEEFYNIIEKLPDDYIVELINEAEIEDKLDIINKISEDRKNNVIPDISSDELVDMLEEADEEQKQDIFEYLDEEDKDEIKELLEYPSDTAGGIMATEFLTVKEDMTMDETIAYLRKMAPDYQTPYYVYVVDDDNILKGVVQLRQILTCNSDTKIKDEMITSVISVDVNTDQEEVAVLFEKYGFASMPVVDEKNNEILGIITFDDIMNVITEEHTEDMYHMAGLDTEEELTGDILTSVKSRSMWLTINLFTAMLASSVVGFFEGTISQIVALATFMPIVAGMGGNAATQTLTIMIRGIAMGELNYENEKDVLKKELCVAIMDGLIIGVLIGVITYIRVRNIAFGVIISCALLFNILVSAIGGFFVPITLKKFNIDPAVASSVFVTTMTDMAGFGCFLGLATIFMKYLT; this is encoded by the coding sequence TTGATAAGTATATATAACAAAAATATTGAAGAAATAATATTCTCTCTGCTTAAAGAAACAGATAAAGAAAAGATACGAGAAATAGTTGAAGAGATACATCCTGTAGACTTTTTGGAGTTTCTTGAAAACTATGAAGAAGAATTTTATAATATAATAGAAAAACTTCCTGATGATTATATAGTAGAACTTATCAACGAAGCAGAAATAGAAGATAAATTAGATATAATTAATAAGATATCTGAAGACAGAAAAAATAATGTAATCCCCGATATATCTTCTGATGAATTGGTAGATATGTTGGAAGAAGCGGACGAAGAACAAAAGCAAGATATATTTGAGTATCTTGACGAAGAAGATAAAGATGAAATAAAAGAATTGCTGGAGTATCCGTCAGATACAGCCGGCGGTATAATGGCAACCGAGTTTTTGACAGTAAAAGAAGATATGACCATGGATGAAACCATTGCATATCTGAGAAAAATGGCTCCTGATTATCAAACGCCATACTATGTATATGTGGTAGATGATGATAATATTTTAAAGGGAGTTGTACAATTAAGACAGATACTTACCTGCAATAGTGATACTAAGATAAAAGACGAGATGATAACTTCCGTAATAAGTGTAGATGTAAATACGGACCAGGAGGAAGTTGCCGTTTTGTTCGAAAAATATGGTTTTGCATCCATGCCGGTAGTTGATGAAAAAAACAATGAAATCTTAGGTATAATAACGTTTGACGATATTATGAACGTAATAACGGAAGAACATACGGAAGATATGTATCACATGGCCGGACTTGATACAGAAGAAGAACTTACCGGAGATATACTTACATCTGTAAAAAGCAGATCTATGTGGCTTACAATAAATCTTTTTACAGCAATGCTCGCATCAAGTGTAGTTGGCTTTTTTGAAGGCACAATATCTCAAATAGTAGCTCTTGCAACTTTTATGCCAATAGTTGCAGGTATGGGAGGCAATGCGGCAACACAGACATTGACTATAATGATAAGAGGTATAGCAATGGGAGAGCTTAATTACGAAAATGAAAAAGACGTACTGAAAAAAGAATTATGTGTTGCAATAATGGACGGACTTATAATAGGTGTTTTGATAGGTGTTATAACATATATAAGAGTGAGAAATATAGCGTTTGGTGTAATAATATCATGTGCTTTACTGTTTAACATATTAGTATCAGCAATTGGAGGATTTTTTGTACCGATAACTCTTAAAAAATTTAATATAGATCCTGCTGTGGCATCATCAGTATTTGTAACTACTATGACTGATATGGCGGGTTTTGGATGCTTTTTAGGACTTGCTACAATATTTATGAAATATTTGACATAA
- the def gene encoding peptide deformylase, whose product MAIRNLRIEGDPILRKTSRVVEELNENIINLIEDMKETMYLNEGVGLAAPQVGVLKRVVVVDVGDVDEDDEQLGKGEDIPDGAIVLINPEIIKQDGEQVGLEGCLSVPERSGEVKRPSHIIVKAKNENFEDVEFEARNFFARAICHEIDHLNGILYIDKLENTQE is encoded by the coding sequence ATGGCGATAAGAAATTTGAGAATAGAAGGCGATCCGATACTCAGAAAGACATCAAGAGTGGTGGAAGAATTAAATGAAAACATAATAAATCTCATAGAAGATATGAAAGAAACAATGTATCTTAATGAAGGAGTAGGTCTTGCCGCCCCACAAGTAGGTGTACTTAAAAGAGTGGTTGTAGTGGATGTTGGAGATGTGGATGAAGATGATGAACAGCTTGGAAAAGGTGAAGATATTCCTGATGGAGCAATAGTACTCATAAATCCGGAAATTATAAAACAAGACGGAGAGCAAGTTGGGTTGGAGGGATGCTTAAGTGTTCCGGAGAGAAGCGGAGAAGTAAAAAGACCTTCACATATAATAGTAAAAGCTAAAAATGAGAATTTTGAAGATGTAGAGTTTGAAGCGAGAAATTTTTTTGCAAGAGCAATATGTCATGAAATTGACCACTTAAATGGTATATTATATATAGATAAACTTGAAAACACACAAGAATAA
- a CDS encoding undecaprenyl-diphosphate phosphatase, with the protein MLDIIKVVILSLVEGITEFIPVSSTGHLILVNEFIKLKPESFANMFSIIIQLGAILSVILIYFNKLNPFSYKKSASKKRETIEIWKRVIIGVLPAAVLGLKFDDFIDEKLMNPYVVMTTLFVWGIVIIFIEARHKKAKIKSIADMSYKTALLIGLAQCIALVPGTSRSAATIIGAMLLGCSRTVSAEFSFFLAIPTMFGATSLKIVKAILRGTPMSMWQVFLILLGTVLSFIFALIVIRKFMKYVKEHNFIAFGLYRVVLSVVMAIYFLIIAK; encoded by the coding sequence ATGCTTGATATAATTAAAGTTGTAATATTATCATTAGTGGAAGGCATTACGGAATTTATTCCTGTCAGCTCTACAGGGCATTTAATACTTGTAAATGAATTTATAAAGCTCAAACCTGAGAGTTTTGCAAATATGTTTTCAATAATAATACAGCTTGGAGCAATATTATCAGTTATTTTAATCTACTTTAACAAATTGAATCCTTTTTCTTACAAAAAAAGTGCAAGCAAGAAAAGAGAAACAATAGAAATATGGAAAAGAGTAATAATAGGTGTTTTGCCTGCTGCTGTGCTTGGCCTCAAATTTGATGATTTCATAGATGAAAAATTGATGAATCCGTATGTAGTTATGACTACGTTGTTTGTTTGGGGAATAGTAATAATATTTATTGAAGCAAGGCATAAAAAAGCTAAGATAAAATCAATAGCGGATATGAGCTATAAAACGGCCTTGCTTATAGGATTGGCTCAATGTATTGCACTTGTACCGGGAACTTCTCGTTCTGCAGCTACAATAATAGGTGCCATGTTGCTTGGCTGTAGCAGAACAGTTTCGGCAGAATTTTCATTTTTTTTGGCAATACCTACAATGTTTGGGGCAACATCATTAAAAATAGTAAAAGCTATATTAAGAGGAACTCCTATGAGTATGTGGCAAGTTTTTTTGATATTGCTTGGAACAGTATTGTCATTCATATTTGCCTTAATTGTGATAAGAAAATTTATGAAGTATGTGAAAGAACATAATTTTATAGCATTTGGACTTTATAGAGTAGTTTTGTCAGTAGTTATGGCAATATATTTTTTGATTATTGCTAAATAA
- a CDS encoding nucleoside kinase — protein MNIKYKGKNYALEEGSTIEKFIKKYDIQKEYKYIITIAIVDNNLKELTTDLYEDANIELLDISSKDARNVYMRSLSFVFLVALKRISDTAICRIEHSLSNGFFCDIEEKSNPINRNYVSNIYEEMKKITDSGLPITRSELDVEDAKEFYKNDIHKLGLLDYRKDEKVNIYDLDGYKNYFYGYMVPSTDYLKIYNIRLCNGGVVLLGPDVNNPDKLTEFKHEPRLFSIYSEAKDWAKTINIPTALELNNAVKNGSYHDIIRYAEAYHEKKICEISDVICRDNKKIILIAGPSSSGKTSFSQRLKIQLIASKKRPISISMDNYFIDRDKNIPDKNGKRDFESLKALDVEKFNEDLDMLISGYEVKLPVYDFITGKRKDDTDTIPTKIGEDQPIIIEGIHGLNPALTEAISSAYKYKIYVSELTQLSLDEYNSISTTDVRLIRRIIRDNSHRGYSAEATMDMWDSVNEGERKNIFVFQENADIMFNSALIYELSAMKKYIEPLLEEISPDSPYYKEAKRILKFTQYFLSIDDESDIPNTSILREFIGGSKLVD, from the coding sequence ATGAATATAAAATATAAGGGCAAGAATTATGCTTTAGAAGAAGGTTCTACTATTGAGAAATTCATTAAAAAGTATGACATCCAAAAAGAATATAAATATATTATAACAATTGCTATTGTGGATAATAATCTCAAAGAGTTGACAACTGATTTATATGAAGATGCAAATATAGAATTACTTGATATATCTTCAAAAGATGCAAGAAACGTGTATATGAGAAGCCTTTCATTTGTATTTTTAGTTGCATTGAAAAGGATCAGTGATACAGCTATATGTAGAATTGAACATTCACTAAGCAACGGTTTTTTCTGTGATATAGAAGAAAAATCAAATCCAATAAATAGGAATTATGTGAGTAATATATATGAAGAAATGAAAAAAATAACGGATTCAGGTTTACCTATAACAAGAAGTGAACTTGATGTTGAAGATGCAAAAGAATTTTATAAAAATGATATTCATAAGCTTGGACTTTTAGATTATAGAAAAGACGAAAAGGTGAACATATATGATTTAGACGGATATAAGAATTATTTTTACGGATATATGGTACCATCTACAGATTATCTTAAAATATATAATATACGTTTATGTAATGGTGGAGTGGTTTTATTAGGACCTGATGTAAATAACCCTGATAAATTGACAGAATTCAAACACGAACCGAGACTGTTCTCTATATATTCAGAGGCTAAAGATTGGGCGAAAACTATAAATATACCTACAGCGCTCGAGTTGAACAATGCTGTAAAAAATGGAAGTTATCACGATATAATCAGGTATGCGGAAGCGTATCACGAAAAGAAAATCTGTGAAATTTCAGATGTTATATGTAGAGATAACAAAAAAATCATACTTATAGCAGGTCCTTCATCTTCGGGAAAAACGAGCTTTTCTCAAAGATTGAAAATACAGCTTATTGCAAGCAAAAAAAGACCTATATCAATATCTATGGATAATTATTTTATAGATAGAGATAAAAATATACCTGATAAAAATGGAAAAAGAGATTTTGAATCTTTAAAAGCTCTTGATGTAGAAAAATTCAATGAAGACTTGGATATGCTCATATCAGGATATGAAGTTAAACTGCCTGTGTATGATTTTATAACAGGAAAAAGAAAAGATGATACAGATACAATACCTACAAAAATAGGTGAAGACCAACCTATAATCATAGAAGGGATACATGGACTTAACCCTGCACTTACGGAGGCGATATCATCAGCATATAAGTATAAAATATATGTTTCTGAACTTACACAATTAAGTTTGGACGAGTACAATAGCATATCTACAACAGATGTTAGATTGATTAGACGAATAATAAGAGACAATTCACACAGAGGATATTCGGCTGAAGCTACTATGGATATGTGGGATTCAGTAAATGAAGGAGAAAGAAAAAATATATTCGTATTTCAGGAAAATGCTGATATAATGTTCAATTCAGCACTCATATATGAACTTTCAGCTATGAAAAAATATATCGAACCGCTTTTAGAAGAAATCAGTCCTGATTCACCATATTATAAAGAGGCTAAGAGAATATTGAAGTTTACACAGTATTTTTTGAGCATAGATGATGAATCTGATATACCGAATACATCTATATTAAGAGAATTTATAGGTGGAAGTAAATTGGTAGATTAG
- a CDS encoding murein hydrolase activator EnvC family protein produces MNKKIIITLFFIFTIFSLVVYADKTQELNNINRQIDDIRVQIGDKKEKLSTLNEEILKIDAQITVLESKIQNLEKQINEVQSKINVNIEKIAQKEKEINSLTTALENRIRVMSKINNLDYIQIIFSSKNLGDALSNYTIIKKIIQQDKDNLKKLETAKLELNNINKELTNMKLSLTNLQNSYNKENDQLKLAKANQESNMAKLQSDITSLAQIAQLKMQEAQQITQELKQLTASNQNSYKGTYSGGKFAFPVSGGVLTSYFGYRNHPILNRKILHTGIDIGGSMGTPIISADNGKVIYAGPKSTYGNTVMIDHGSGVVTLYAHCSSIDVSVGQTVSKGQVIAKVGTSGRSTGPHLHFEVRINGEFTDPLPYVR; encoded by the coding sequence ATGAATAAAAAAATTATAATTACTCTGTTTTTTATATTTACAATATTCAGCTTAGTGGTATATGCTGATAAAACTCAAGAATTAAATAATATAAACCGTCAAATAGATGATATAAGAGTTCAAATAGGAGATAAAAAAGAAAAACTCAGTACTCTAAACGAAGAAATATTGAAAATAGACGCTCAAATAACTGTTCTGGAAAGTAAAATACAGAATTTAGAAAAACAAATAAATGAAGTACAAAGCAAAATAAATGTAAATATAGAAAAAATTGCCCAAAAGGAAAAAGAAATTAATTCTCTTACAACAGCACTTGAAAACAGAATAAGAGTGATGAGCAAAATAAATAATCTTGATTATATACAGATAATATTTTCTTCAAAAAACTTGGGAGATGCACTGTCCAATTATACAATAATAAAAAAAATAATTCAGCAGGATAAAGATAATTTAAAAAAATTGGAAACTGCAAAACTCGAACTGAACAATATAAATAAAGAACTAACAAATATGAAGTTATCACTGACAAATTTACAAAATTCCTATAATAAAGAAAATGACCAATTAAAACTTGCAAAAGCTAATCAAGAATCCAATATGGCAAAACTGCAAAGCGATATAACATCATTAGCACAAATTGCACAACTAAAAATGCAAGAGGCACAACAGATAACTCAAGAATTAAAACAACTTACAGCATCAAATCAAAACAGCTATAAAGGAACATATTCAGGAGGAAAATTTGCTTTTCCTGTATCAGGAGGTGTGCTTACATCTTACTTTGGATACAGAAATCACCCTATATTAAATAGAAAAATATTGCACACAGGTATAGATATAGGAGGTAGCATGGGTACACCTATAATATCGGCTGACAACGGTAAAGTTATATATGCAGGTCCAAAATCCACATACGGCAATACTGTAATGATAGATCATGGTTCAGGAGTAGTAACACTATATGCACACTGCTCATCAATAGACGTATCTGTAGGTCAAACTGTATCAAAAGGACAAGTTATAGCAAAAGTCGGAACAAGCGGTCGTTCAACAGGTCCTCATTTGCATTTTGAAGTTAGAATAAACGGAGAATTTACAGATCCTCTGCCATATGTAAGATAA
- the ftsE gene encoding cell division ATP-binding protein FtsE, whose protein sequence is MIVFNDVSKIYDKKKSYALKNINITIDDSEFVFLIGSSGAGKSTLIKLLQSEITPTSGNLTVNGINTSTLSGRTLPKYRRKIGMIFQDFRLLNNKTVYENIAFAMEILGSPSKVIKKDVKQVLELVGLENKEKSYPNELSGGEQQRISIARAIINRPSLLIADEPTGNLDAKNSMQIINLLDAINSHGTTVIVATHDKEIVNKMKKRVIKIENGEILSDIQKGQYI, encoded by the coding sequence TTGATAGTTTTTAATGATGTTTCTAAAATTTATGATAAAAAAAAGAGTTATGCTCTAAAAAATATTAATATTACCATAGATGACAGTGAATTTGTATTTTTGATAGGTTCATCAGGTGCAGGTAAATCAACACTTATAAAATTATTACAAAGTGAAATTACGCCAACGTCGGGAAACTTAACTGTAAACGGAATAAATACGTCCACTTTATCAGGCAGAACTTTACCAAAATATCGCAGAAAAATAGGTATGATATTTCAAGATTTTAGGCTGTTAAACAACAAGACAGTATATGAAAATATAGCTTTTGCAATGGAGATATTGGGCAGTCCTTCTAAAGTTATAAAAAAAGATGTTAAACAAGTTTTAGAATTGGTTGGCTTGGAAAATAAAGAAAAGTCCTATCCTAACGAACTGTCAGGCGGAGAACAGCAAAGAATAAGCATTGCAAGAGCCATAATAAACAGACCGTCTCTGCTTATAGCGGACGAACCGACAGGCAATTTGGACGCAAAAAACTCCATGCAAATAATAAATCTGCTTGATGCCATAAATTCTCATGGTACTACTGTAATTGTAGCTACCCACGACAAAGAAATAGTAAATAAAATGAAAAAAAGAGTAATAAAAATAGAAAACGGAGAAATATTAAGTGATATACAAAAGGGGCAATATATATGA
- a CDS encoding TIGR01212 family radical SAM protein (This family includes YhcC from E. coli K-12, an uncharacterized radical SAM protein.), with protein MLYNSYSSYLKEKYNEKVYKIPVNLPVTCPNRLDGGNGCTYCSDVAVGFEMLSNEISITSQLVQNIEYIGTKYKAKKFVAYFQNFTNTFMPLDIFEKCMMSVVRDDVVEIAISTRPDCINESYLEILKKIKYENNINICIEMGLQSVNYKTLIKINRGHTLAEYIDAVIMIKKYGFDISTHMILNLPYDDLTDVIEGAKILSALKIDFVKMHSLYIAKNTDMEKDYISGKLDVKTLQDYVEKAGEFLAYLDKNIVVQRLVGRAPKEDTVFCNYGVSWWKIKDYIEEYMIKNNLTQGCKCNYLNGKSVKRFLV; from the coding sequence ATGCTTTATAATTCATATTCATCATATCTGAAAGAAAAATACAATGAAAAGGTGTATAAGATACCTGTAAATCTTCCGGTAACTTGCCCCAATAGATTAGATGGTGGCAATGGCTGCACATATTGTTCAGATGTTGCAGTAGGCTTTGAAATGTTGTCAAATGAAATAAGTATAACAAGTCAGCTTGTACAAAATATAGAATATATAGGCACAAAATACAAAGCCAAAAAATTTGTGGCATATTTTCAAAACTTTACAAATACTTTTATGCCGTTAGATATATTTGAAAAATGTATGATGAGTGTTGTAAGAGATGATGTGGTAGAAATTGCAATATCTACAAGACCTGATTGTATAAATGAGTCATATCTTGAAATATTGAAAAAAATTAAATATGAGAATAATATAAATATATGTATAGAGATGGGGCTTCAAAGTGTTAATTACAAGACGCTCATCAAGATAAACAGAGGACATACATTAGCTGAATATATAGATGCAGTCATTATGATAAAAAAATACGGCTTTGACATATCTACGCATATGATTTTGAACTTGCCTTATGACGATTTAACAGATGTTATAGAAGGTGCAAAAATTTTATCGGCTTTAAAAATTGACTTTGTAAAAATGCACAGCCTATATATAGCTAAAAATACAGATATGGAAAAAGATTATATCTCAGGCAAATTGGATGTCAAGACATTGCAGGATTATGTTGAAAAAGCAGGAGAATTCTTAGCGTATTTAGATAAAAATATTGTAGTGCAAAGGCTTGTTGGCAGAGCACCTAAAGAAGATACAGTATTTTGCAACTACGGTGTGTCATGGTGGAAAATAAAAGACTACATTGAGGAGTATATGATTAAAAATAATTTGACACAAGGATGTAAATGTAATTATTTGAATGGAAAATCAGTAAAAAGATTTTTAGTATAG
- the fmt gene encoding methionyl-tRNA formyltransferase, whose product MKAIFMGTPQFAVNSLDTLISKGVDVGLVITRTDKKQGRNMKIEMPPVKKRALELGLGVYQPEDIKSQEAIDKIRQINPDIIIVTAYGKILPTEILNMPKYGCINVHASLLPKYRGASPINTCLLNGDNITGITTMYMNEELDSGDIILKDELEISLDDDYVSLTEKLAKLSEKTLGNIINMLNMSMDLPRLQQNHQNATYCTLITKEMGHIDYSKSADEIINTIRGLNSFSIYNDTNFKIFKAKKLEDKSSDKVGMIVKCDENELVVTTATKDISLLQVQMAGKKKMMIEDFLRGNKLEKGVIFK is encoded by the coding sequence ATGAAAGCTATTTTTATGGGTACGCCGCAATTTGCGGTGAACTCATTAGATACACTTATATCAAAAGGTGTGGATGTAGGTTTAGTAATAACCAGAACAGATAAAAAACAAGGCAGAAATATGAAAATAGAAATGCCACCGGTTAAAAAAAGAGCGTTAGAGCTTGGATTAGGGGTATATCAACCGGAAGACATAAAAAGTCAGGAAGCTATAGATAAAATAAGGCAAATTAATCCTGATATTATAATAGTAACTGCTTATGGGAAAATATTGCCAACAGAGATACTGAATATGCCTAAATATGGTTGTATAAATGTACACGCCTCATTACTTCCGAAATATAGAGGTGCATCTCCTATAAATACTTGTCTTTTAAACGGAGACAATATTACAGGCATTACAACCATGTATATGAATGAAGAACTCGACAGTGGAGATATAATACTGAAAGATGAACTTGAAATATCATTAGATGACGATTATGTAAGTTTAACAGAAAAACTCGCCAAATTAAGCGAAAAAACACTTGGGAATATTATAAATATGTTAAATATGAGTATGGATTTGCCAAGATTACAACAAAATCATCAAAATGCAACATATTGTACACTTATAACAAAAGAAATGGGGCATATAGATTATTCAAAATCGGCAGATGAAATAATAAACACTATAAGAGGTTTAAATTCTTTCAGCATATATAATGATACAAATTTTAAAATATTCAAAGCAAAAAAATTAGAAGACAAGTCATCAGATAAAGTAGGCATGATAGTAAAATGTGATGAAAATGAACTTGTTGTGACAACGGCTACAAAAGACATATCTCTTTTACAAGTGCAGATGGCAGGAAAAAAGAAAATGATGATAGAAGATTTTTTAAGAGGCAATAAGTTGGAAAAAGGAGTTATTTTTAAATAA
- a CDS encoding prepilin peptidase → MEIEFLIGFFVFLFGATFGSFYNVVIYRIPLDMSIAKGRSMCFSCKHNLNALDLFPLFSYIFLRGKCRYCGEKISIRYFLVELLTGILFLVAYIKFSISYEFVLMITFWSMLVIVGFIDFDTMAIYDIVLVVFSSIILIILFLYKGIEIKHNIFAAFIGFAIYYTIYFVAKIIYKQEVFGFGDVLLNTSIGLVLGYPKIIIASFLSFFIGLFFIIILALIGKKIQLKQEIPFGPYMCISAFLMSLYGQNIIDFYMSTFINF, encoded by the coding sequence ATGGAAATTGAATTTTTAATAGGATTTTTTGTTTTCCTGTTCGGAGCCACATTCGGAAGTTTTTACAACGTTGTAATATATAGAATTCCTCTTGATATGTCTATTGCCAAAGGGCGTTCCATGTGCTTTTCCTGCAAACATAATTTAAATGCATTGGATTTATTCCCGCTGTTCAGCTACATATTTCTTAGAGGTAAATGCAGATATTGCGGAGAAAAAATATCTATCAGATACTTTTTGGTAGAATTGCTTACCGGCATATTATTCTTAGTTGCTTATATCAAATTTTCCATATCATATGAGTTTGTCCTTATGATAACTTTTTGGTCTATGCTTGTTATTGTCGGATTTATAGACTTTGATACCATGGCTATATACGATATAGTACTTGTTGTATTTTCTTCGATAATCCTTATTATTTTATTTTTATATAAAGGTATTGAAATAAAACATAATATATTTGCAGCATTTATCGGCTTTGCAATATATTATACAATATATTTTGTAGCTAAAATAATATATAAACAAGAAGTGTTCGGATTTGGCGATGTACTTCTAAATACATCTATAGGTCTCGTACTGGGATATCCGAAAATTATAATTGCATCATTTCTATCGTTTTTTATAGGCTTGTTTTTTATAATAATCCTTGCTTTAATTGGAAAAAAAATACAGCTTAAACAAGAAATTCCTTTTGGTCCGTATATGTGCATATCCGCTTTTTTAATGAGTCTGTACGGTCAAAATATTATAGATTTTTATATGAGCACTTTTATAAATTTTTAA